Proteins found in one Nitrosopumilus maritimus SCM1 genomic segment:
- a CDS encoding ribosomal RNA small subunit methyltransferase A, whose amino-acid sequence MIKRKLLGQHFLNSQLIAESIVSEAKITKNDIVYEIGTGLGVLTPLLCKKAKKVISVDADENLIKKAKNTFSDIDNLVLKSGDGFKKKDTFSVFVSNLPYSKSKDAIEWLAQRTFSHGVIMVQKEFAQKLVAKSKDRKAISIIATHAFDIEKISNVNKNNFSPPPKVDSVVLKITKKTDMDKTLISTINEIFSYRRKTVKNILKQFHKESDLEKRVDTLTGDEIVNLAKQILKK is encoded by the coding sequence ATGATAAAGCGAAAACTGCTAGGACAACACTTTCTCAACTCACAATTAATTGCAGAATCTATTGTATCTGAGGCTAAAATTACAAAAAATGACATTGTTTATGAGATTGGAACTGGATTAGGCGTGTTAACTCCCCTATTGTGTAAAAAGGCAAAAAAGGTAATCTCAGTTGATGCAGATGAGAATCTAATCAAAAAGGCAAAAAACACATTCTCTGATATTGACAATCTTGTGTTAAAATCAGGTGACGGGTTTAAGAAAAAAGACACGTTTTCTGTGTTTGTATCTAATTTGCCCTATTCTAAAAGTAAAGACGCTATTGAATGGCTAGCTCAGCGCACATTCTCCCATGGAGTAATCATGGTGCAAAAAGAATTTGCACAAAAACTTGTTGCAAAATCAAAAGATCGAAAAGCAATCAGCATTATTGCCACACATGCATTTGATATTGAAAAAATCTCCAATGTTAATAAAAATAATTTTTCTCCTCCACCAAAAGTTGATTCTGTAGTTCTAAAAATAACAAAGAAAACTGATATGGATAAAACACTAATTTCTACAATCAATGAGATCTTTTCGTACAGGCGCAAAACTGTAAAGAACATTCTAAAACAATTCCATAAAGAATCTGATTTGGAGAAACGAGTTGATACCTTGACCGGAGATGAAATAGTAAATCTTGCAAAACAAATTCTCAAAAAATGA
- a CDS encoding DUF655 domain-containing protein, translated as MYRAQSPPRKYEEYAYVLDFNPRGKSSTVRGREGIIITAIGENRLTLLEILGIANSTFEVGEKIYIGKEGRTKVESVLGKMEYEKISSSAQTELQNVVETIVTENESKFVEYLNKAQPLTPRIHALELIPGIGKTYMKTMLEEREKKLFESYEDLQERVGFKEPIKHITERIMDEITGESRMNLFVKR; from the coding sequence TTGTATAGGGCCCAATCCCCACCTAGAAAATATGAGGAATATGCATATGTTCTAGATTTTAATCCTAGAGGAAAATCGTCAACTGTAAGAGGAAGAGAAGGAATAATCATCACTGCAATTGGTGAAAACAGATTAACATTATTGGAGATTCTTGGAATAGCAAATTCTACATTTGAAGTTGGTGAGAAAATTTACATCGGAAAGGAAGGTAGAACTAAAGTTGAATCTGTATTGGGCAAGATGGAGTATGAGAAAATTTCTTCATCTGCTCAAACTGAATTACAAAATGTAGTTGAAACTATTGTAACTGAAAATGAATCAAAGTTTGTAGAATATCTAAACAAAGCACAACCACTAACTCCTAGAATACATGCATTGGAATTGATTCCAGGAATTGGTAAAACCTACATGAAGACGATGCTTGAAGAACGAGAAAAGAAACTATTTGAGAGCTATGAAGACTTGCAAGAAAGAGTTGGATTCAAAGAACCAATTAAACACATCACAGAACGAATCATGGATGAAATTACTGGCGAAAGTAGAATGAATCTCTTTGTAAAGAGATGA
- the rnhB gene encoding ribonuclease HII, protein MQICGVDDAGRGSMLGPLVISGISINKKNLRKLSSLGVKDSKKLSPKSRELLYKQIIELVDDYYIAKITPRSIDASVKKHGLNELEAKYMAKVVLKLDPDTSYVDSCDVNPKRFGKEISKLSDNHKIKSYHHADSRFVVVSAASIIAKVTRDRAIEKLRKTYDLGSGYPSDSKTVKFVTRYYKTSKSLPTFVRKSWKPVQKILNG, encoded by the coding sequence GTGCAAATTTGTGGAGTTGATGATGCAGGACGTGGTTCTATGCTTGGTCCACTAGTAATTTCTGGAATTTCTATTAATAAAAAAAACTTGAGAAAACTTTCTTCATTAGGAGTAAAGGATTCAAAGAAACTTTCTCCAAAAAGCAGAGAGCTACTTTACAAACAAATTATTGAATTAGTTGATGATTATTACATTGCAAAAATTACCCCAAGATCTATTGATGCAAGTGTGAAAAAACACGGTTTGAATGAACTTGAAGCAAAATACATGGCAAAAGTTGTTTTAAAACTAGATCCTGATACATCCTATGTTGATTCTTGTGATGTAAATCCTAAAAGATTTGGAAAAGAAATATCAAAACTATCTGATAATCATAAAATCAAATCCTATCATCATGCAGATAGTCGATTTGTAGTAGTTTCTGCAGCCTCAATTATTGCTAAAGTTACGCGTGATAGGGCAATTGAAAAACTACGAAAAACCTATGATCTTGGAAGTGGGTATCCTTCTGACTCTAAAACGGTCAAATTTGTGACTAGATACTACAAAACCAGCAAATCTCTCCCTACATTTGTACGCAAGAGCTGGAAACCTGTTCAAAAAATTCTAAATGGCTAA
- a CDS encoding dihydroorotate dehydrogenase electron transfer subunit: MQRNHNHTTIVTVEKVIDETPTVRTLVFSDEVMSNVLPGQFAMVWIPGINELPMSVMISDESGKAAFTVRKHGAASTGLFNVKVGEQIGIRGPYGNSFDLKEGKLLLVGGGTGLVPMMRLLTHVKPTDDITVLIGAKSKDEVFFEDLANRLLENNPHKVIVSTDDGSYGEKGFVTDLVEKHVDQIKFDGVYVCGPEIMMYKTVQSAHSRGIFVQASLERMMKCGVGICGSCCVGEDLVCKDGTVFDGQHLSQNKEFGKFHRNKAGILENY; encoded by the coding sequence TTGCAAAGAAATCATAATCACACAACAATCGTTACAGTTGAAAAAGTAATTGATGAAACTCCTACTGTTAGAACTCTAGTCTTTTCTGATGAGGTAATGTCAAATGTTCTTCCAGGACAATTTGCAATGGTTTGGATTCCAGGAATAAATGAACTACCAATGAGTGTAATGATTTCAGATGAATCTGGAAAAGCAGCATTTACTGTTAGAAAACACGGTGCAGCTTCTACTGGTCTGTTTAATGTCAAAGTTGGAGAGCAAATTGGAATTCGTGGACCTTATGGAAATTCTTTTGATCTTAAAGAAGGAAAATTATTGCTAGTTGGTGGTGGAACTGGTCTTGTTCCTATGATGAGATTGCTCACACATGTAAAACCTACAGATGATATTACTGTCTTAATTGGTGCAAAGTCTAAAGACGAAGTATTCTTTGAAGATTTGGCAAATAGACTATTGGAAAATAATCCTCACAAGGTAATCGTGTCAACTGATGATGGCAGTTATGGTGAAAAAGGCTTTGTCACTGATTTGGTTGAAAAACATGTAGACCAAATAAAATTTGATGGAGTCTATGTCTGTGGGCCTGAAATAATGATGTACAAAACAGTCCAATCTGCCCATTCTAGAGGTATCTTTGTACAGGCCAGTCTTGAGAGAATGATGAAGTGCGGCGTTGGAATTTGTGGTAGCTGCTGTGTGGGTGAAGATCTAGTCTGTAAGGATGGAACCGTCTTTGATGGTCAGCATCTATCTCAAAACAAGGAATTTGGTAAATTTCACAGAAACAAGGCTGGAATATTAGAAAATTATTAG
- a CDS encoding NOP5/NOP56 family protein — protein MYSVILTELGISVFDDEKLEKSFSFSNPVKEYLSIKNKESKLNEVINYLASIQRGVSVSDDSLLAILKKNNIDSQIMEDSELERIQASKPQIIVDSGFASNPQDALGKLREFALGLSSSKVTEVSESPDLHIIQAINSLDEIDKIANALSSRLREWYGLHFPELDNIIDSINGYAQIVMAGKRESLTKQVFEDAGFPESKVEMLSLISTKSRGGDISDVNLAIVQSIAKQILDFHDLRKKLEEHVESEMETIAPNLSAILGTTVGARILGRAGSLKRLASLPASTIQVLGAEKALFRSLKTGSQPPKHGLLFQHAMVHAAPRWQRGKIARAIAAKAVIAARVDVYGEGLNSTLLEKLNVRVDEIGKKYENPTEKDTRRPESFRRDGGNFRDNRRRRDDRGGRRDDRGGRRDDRGGRRDDRGGRRDDRGGRRDDRGGRRDDRGGRRDDRGGRRDDRPSSNKNKKRKQFGRR, from the coding sequence ATGTATTCTGTGATTTTAACAGAATTGGGAATCTCAGTTTTTGATGATGAAAAACTAGAAAAATCATTTTCATTTTCAAATCCTGTAAAAGAGTATCTCTCAATAAAAAATAAAGAATCAAAATTAAACGAGGTTATCAATTATTTGGCTTCAATTCAAAGAGGAGTCTCAGTAAGTGATGATTCACTACTTGCTATTTTGAAAAAAAATAATATAGATTCTCAAATTATGGAAGATTCAGAATTAGAGAGAATTCAAGCATCAAAACCACAAATCATTGTTGATTCAGGTTTTGCATCAAATCCTCAAGATGCTTTAGGAAAGTTAAGAGAATTTGCTTTAGGATTATCATCTTCAAAGGTTACTGAAGTTTCTGAAAGTCCAGATCTTCATATCATTCAAGCAATCAATTCACTAGATGAAATTGACAAAATTGCAAATGCTCTTAGTTCAAGATTAAGAGAATGGTATGGATTACATTTTCCAGAATTAGATAACATCATTGATAGTATTAATGGATATGCACAAATTGTTATGGCAGGAAAACGAGAGTCGCTAACAAAACAAGTTTTTGAAGATGCAGGTTTTCCAGAATCAAAAGTAGAGATGTTGTCTTTAATTTCTACAAAAAGCAGAGGGGGAGATATCTCTGATGTAAATCTTGCAATTGTTCAATCAATTGCAAAACAAATTTTAGATTTTCATGATTTGCGTAAAAAACTTGAAGAACATGTTGAATCAGAAATGGAAACTATTGCACCAAATCTTTCTGCAATACTTGGTACAACAGTAGGTGCTAGAATTTTAGGAAGAGCTGGCAGTCTTAAGAGATTAGCTTCACTTCCAGCAAGCACAATTCAAGTTCTTGGAGCAGAAAAAGCATTGTTTAGATCATTGAAAACTGGTTCTCAACCACCAAAACACGGACTATTATTCCAACATGCAATGGTTCATGCTGCACCTAGATGGCAAAGAGGAAAAATTGCACGTGCCATTGCTGCAAAAGCAGTCATTGCTGCTAGAGTTGACGTCTACGGAGAGGGCCTAAACAGTACACTACTTGAGAAACTCAATGTCAGGGTTGATGAAATTGGAAAGAAATACGAAAACCCAACTGAAAAAGATACCAGAAGACCAGAATCATTTAGACGAGATGGAGGCAATTTCAGAGATAATCGCAGACGTAGAGATGACAGAGGCGGACGTAGAGATGACAGAGGCGGACGTAGAGATGACAGAGGCGGACGTAGAGATGACAGAGGCGGACGTAGAGATGACAGAGGCGGACGTAGAGATGACAGAGGCGGACGTAGAGATGACAGAGGCGGACGTAGAGATGACAGAGGCGGACGTAGAGATGACAGACCAAGTTCAAATAAAAATAAAAAGAGAAAACAGTTTGGAAGAAGATAA
- the rlmN gene encoding 23S rRNA (adenine(2503)-C(2))-methyltransferase RlmN: MTDLYRLLPEEMEKLVIDMGYDRYRADQILLPLYYKFPKDINDIPQLPKKLREEFTEAGYTIGSAKEIHRVVSDDGDTTKLLLELSDGSSVETVLMQYEPTKIGGHPRSTICVSTQIGCAMGCVFCATGQMGFETNLKAEHIVSQVIHFAELLEQRGEHVTNLVFMGMGEPMANYDEMIRAVKILTHDRGFGLGQRHITISTIGITSGIEKLAEENLQIGLAISLHAPNNELRKKLVPTAGPNSVEDIIKSGRDYFKKTGRRVTFEYALMEGVNDSPEIAHELARLLRGNGSHVNIIPINPTAGDFKRPSEKNVLEFEQILRKSGVNCTVRVEKGTEISAACGQLRTDIVG; encoded by the coding sequence ATGACAGATCTTTATCGATTACTTCCTGAGGAAATGGAAAAATTAGTAATTGATATGGGTTATGATAGATACAGAGCAGACCAAATCTTACTTCCACTCTATTACAAATTCCCAAAAGACATTAACGATATTCCTCAACTTCCAAAAAAATTACGAGAAGAATTTACAGAAGCAGGCTACACCATTGGTTCAGCAAAAGAAATTCATCGTGTCGTAAGTGATGATGGTGATACTACTAAATTATTGTTGGAACTATCTGATGGCTCTTCAGTTGAAACTGTTCTAATGCAATACGAGCCAACAAAAATTGGTGGTCATCCAAGATCAACTATCTGTGTTTCAACACAAATAGGGTGTGCAATGGGTTGTGTATTTTGTGCAACTGGACAAATGGGTTTTGAAACAAATCTAAAAGCTGAACACATTGTATCTCAAGTAATTCATTTTGCTGAACTTTTAGAACAACGTGGAGAACATGTTACAAACCTGGTCTTTATGGGAATGGGCGAACCAATGGCAAATTATGATGAAATGATTCGAGCTGTAAAAATTCTAACACATGACAGAGGTTTTGGATTAGGACAAAGACACATTACAATTTCTACTATTGGCATTACATCTGGAATTGAAAAACTAGCTGAAGAAAATCTTCAGATTGGTCTTGCCATTTCGCTTCATGCACCGAACAATGAATTACGAAAAAAACTTGTTCCAACTGCAGGACCTAACTCTGTTGAAGACATCATAAAATCTGGACGAGATTATTTTAAAAAAACTGGACGACGTGTCACATTTGAGTATGCTCTGATGGAAGGAGTCAACGACTCTCCGGAAATTGCTCATGAACTTGCAAGACTTTTGAGAGGAAACGGCTCACACGTCAACATTATTCCAATTAATCCTACTGCTGGTGACTTTAAGCGTCCATCTGAGAAAAATGTCTTAGAATTTGAGCAAATATTGCGAAAATCTGGCGTAAATTGTACTGTACGTGTGGAAAAAGGTACAGAGATCTCAGCTGCCTGTGGACAACTACGAACCGATATTGTAGGTTAA
- a CDS encoding fibrillarin-like rRNA/tRNA 2'-O-methyltransferase, with protein sequence MEEDNPSFFWIKSEGQQKLATENLVPGNQVYKEKLIIKKGIEYRLWDPFRSKLAAAIMNELEDFPFENKTKVLYLGASTGTTVSHISDIVGPSGIVFAVEHASRVARDFLDRVAAYRKNIMPILQDARKPKEYFSVFGKVDVVYVDIAQPDQTEIAIDNCEMFLKKDGYFFLVIKTRSIDVTKSPKKIVEEETQKLKAKFEILQTIDLHPYDKDHAIVIAKFSG encoded by the coding sequence TTGGAAGAAGATAATCCATCATTTTTCTGGATAAAATCTGAAGGCCAGCAAAAATTAGCTACTGAAAATTTAGTTCCGGGTAATCAGGTGTATAAAGAAAAACTAATCATCAAAAAAGGAATAGAATACAGACTATGGGATCCTTTTAGAAGTAAATTAGCAGCTGCGATAATGAATGAGTTAGAAGATTTTCCTTTTGAAAATAAAACTAAAGTGTTGTATCTAGGGGCATCAACTGGAACAACTGTTAGTCACATTTCAGATATTGTAGGACCAAGCGGAATTGTATTTGCAGTAGAGCATGCAAGTAGAGTTGCAAGGGATTTTCTAGACAGAGTTGCAGCATACAGAAAAAATATTATGCCAATTCTTCAAGATGCACGAAAACCAAAAGAGTATTTTTCAGTATTTGGTAAAGTAGACGTAGTCTACGTAGATATTGCACAACCTGATCAGACAGAAATTGCAATAGATAATTGTGAAATGTTTCTAAAAAAAGATGGATATTTCTTTCTAGTAATTAAAACAAGAAGTATTGATGTAACAAAGTCACCAAAAAAGATTGTAGAGGAAGAGACACAAAAACTGAAAGCAAAATTTGAAATATTACAGACAATAGATTTGCATCCATATGACAAAGATCATGCTATAGTTATCGCAAAATTCAGTGGTTAG
- a CDS encoding RNA polymerase Rpb4 → MEEVQKKQAISLSEVKEILGKVDPEEMDQIQRWTYDYVSKFVSLDPKDAKEMKKKLIKECELTEDEAVEIVNIRPTSMAELRSFTFGWKKLILAETLEKMLKIIKEHS, encoded by the coding sequence ATGGAAGAAGTACAAAAGAAACAAGCTATTTCTCTTTCAGAAGTTAAAGAAATCTTAGGCAAAGTTGATCCTGAAGAAATGGACCAAATTCAACGTTGGACCTATGATTATGTTTCAAAATTTGTATCACTTGATCCTAAAGATGCTAAAGAGATGAAGAAAAAACTCATCAAGGAATGTGAATTGACAGAAGACGAAGCTGTTGAAATTGTTAACATTAGACCAACAAGTATGGCAGAATTACGTTCTTTCACCTTTGGTTGGAAAAAATTAATTCTTGCTGAAACTCTAGAAAAAATGCTCAAAATAATCAAGGAGCATTCTTAA
- a CDS encoding 50S ribosomal protein L21e: MATKKSSGRSHGFKHKSRSVMKKDAPRGVSFLLREYKEGQQALVIIDPRQHKGLPHRRYHGKVGMITNVGRRAVTLDVKLGNKSKTLITRLDHIKPFGV, encoded by the coding sequence ATGGCAACTAAGAAATCTTCTGGTCGTTCACATGGATTCAAACACAAATCCAGATCAGTTATGAAAAAAGATGCTCCTAGAGGAGTCTCATTCCTGTTACGTGAATACAAAGAAGGTCAACAAGCACTTGTCATTATAGATCCTAGACAGCACAAAGGATTACCTCACAGAAGATACCACGGCAAAGTCGGTATGATCACAAATGTGGGAAGACGTGCAGTCACTCTAGATGTAAAATTAGGAAACAAATCGAAAACCTTAATCACTAGATTGGACCACATAAAACCATTCGGTGTATAA
- a CDS encoding 30S ribosomal protein S30e: MATHGSLTKAGKVRGQTPKVEGRKIVGTNSSLRNKSNFKKRFVLGRFPGQNKPGQRRKRR; this comes from the coding sequence ATGGCAACTCACGGTTCGCTTACAAAAGCAGGTAAAGTAAGAGGGCAAACTCCAAAGGTGGAAGGACGTAAAATTGTCGGTACCAACTCTAGTCTTAGAAATAAGAGCAACTTCAAAAAGAGATTTGTTCTAGGTAGATTTCCTGGTCAAAACAAACCTGGACAAAGAAGAAAGAGACGATAG
- the radA gene encoding DNA repair and recombination protein RadA yields the protein MVEDLRLDSLEGVGPVTTRKLSDAGVHNVMDLIVRGPVEIAEITGMEKDTAEKIVNKARQHLVDGGLIAKHFTSASEIYKHRQSIGKITTGTNCLDTLFDGGLETQALTEVYGEFGCGKTQFAHTMSVMVQKTKEEGGLEGSVLYIDTENTFRPERIVSIAQAHEMDPEKVLDNIIVARAYNSAHQTLILEEAGPIIEENNIKLIVADSAVGLFRSEYLGRGTLSNRQQKLNHFVHLLSRIAETYNCAAIATNQVMASPDVFFGDPTRPIGGNVVAHTSTYRIYFKKSGKKRIARMVDSPHHPEEEVIFALGEAGVIDPEEAEKKTKKTTKKATTKKAKEPEVETKVETPGESTETPEVEVTAKTPEVETVEAPPVDAEADDSEPVEE from the coding sequence ATGGTAGAAGATTTAAGATTAGATAGTTTAGAGGGCGTAGGTCCTGTGACAACTAGAAAATTATCCGATGCAGGTGTCCACAACGTCATGGACCTCATCGTCAGAGGTCCTGTAGAAATTGCAGAAATAACTGGAATGGAAAAGGACACTGCTGAAAAAATTGTCAATAAAGCACGTCAACATCTAGTTGATGGTGGATTAATTGCCAAACACTTTACAAGTGCAAGTGAAATTTACAAGCACCGTCAAAGTATTGGTAAAATTACAACTGGTACAAACTGTCTTGACACACTATTTGATGGTGGTCTTGAGACACAAGCCTTGACAGAAGTTTATGGAGAATTTGGTTGTGGTAAAACACAATTTGCCCATACAATGTCTGTTATGGTTCAAAAGACCAAAGAGGAAGGTGGACTTGAAGGCAGTGTTTTGTACATTGATACTGAAAACACTTTCAGACCTGAAAGAATTGTATCTATCGCTCAAGCTCATGAGATGGATCCAGAAAAAGTTCTAGACAACATCATTGTTGCTCGTGCATACAATAGTGCACATCAAACATTGATTCTAGAAGAAGCTGGCCCAATCATTGAAGAAAACAATATCAAACTAATTGTTGCAGATTCTGCAGTTGGATTGTTCCGTTCTGAATATTTAGGACGAGGAACACTCTCAAACAGACAACAAAAACTAAATCACTTTGTTCATCTGTTATCCAGAATTGCAGAAACTTACAATTGTGCTGCAATTGCAACAAACCAAGTTATGGCATCTCCTGATGTCTTCTTTGGCGATCCAACTCGTCCAATTGGTGGAAATGTAGTTGCACATACTAGTACCTACAGAATCTACTTTAAGAAATCTGGCAAGAAACGAATTGCTAGAATGGTAGACAGTCCTCACCATCCTGAGGAAGAGGTAATCTTTGCTCTAGGTGAAGCAGGTGTCATTGACCCTGAAGAGGCTGAGAAAAAGACCAAAAAAACTACCAAAAAAGCAACTACCAAAAAGGCAAAAGAGCCTGAGGTAGAGACCAAAGTAGAAACTCCTGGAGAATCTACAGAAACTCCTGAAGTAGAGGTAACTGCCAAAACACCAGAAGTTGAAACTGTAGAAGCACCTCCAGTAGATGCTGAAGCAGATGATTCAGAACCTGTAGAAGAGTAA
- a CDS encoding dihydroorotate dehydrogenase, with protein MEPNLATSIGPIQLDRPVMLASGILGISLDVFSRLYRSGAGAVVTKSLSTEPWEGYPNPTIFSVKGGGWINAVGLSNPGAENFAKMIEPNQDVPIIVSLVGSIPEDFEKMIKQFENCKVTAYELNLSCPHVAKVGLEVGDDPELVKKIVTTVKNSTNVPVIAKVGLGTTHYLNTVGTAIESGIDAITAINTVRSMAIDVETQRPILSNKFGGLSGTPIKPIALRCVYEISSKYDIPIIGCGGISTWEDAVEFFLAGASSVQLGSAIGDNWIDVFNEINTGILQYMEKKNYSKIEEMIGLAKKS; from the coding sequence GTGGAGCCCAATCTTGCAACTTCAATAGGTCCAATTCAATTAGACAGGCCTGTGATGCTTGCATCTGGAATTTTAGGAATTTCACTAGATGTTTTTAGTCGTCTATATCGCTCAGGAGCAGGAGCTGTTGTTACAAAATCCCTTAGTACCGAACCTTGGGAGGGATATCCAAACCCAACTATCTTTAGTGTCAAAGGAGGTGGATGGATTAATGCTGTAGGGTTATCAAATCCTGGAGCAGAAAATTTTGCAAAAATGATTGAACCAAATCAGGATGTTCCAATTATTGTGAGTCTTGTTGGTTCAATCCCTGAAGACTTTGAAAAAATGATAAAACAATTTGAAAACTGTAAAGTCACAGCATATGAGTTGAATCTATCTTGTCCCCATGTTGCCAAAGTCGGCTTAGAAGTAGGTGATGATCCTGAATTGGTAAAGAAAATTGTTACCACTGTTAAAAATTCAACTAATGTACCTGTAATTGCTAAAGTTGGTCTAGGAACTACTCATTATCTCAACACTGTAGGCACTGCTATTGAATCTGGAATTGATGCCATTACTGCCATTAACACAGTTAGGTCAATGGCAATAGATGTTGAAACACAACGTCCTATTTTGAGCAATAAATTTGGAGGATTATCTGGAACTCCAATCAAACCAATTGCATTGAGATGTGTTTATGAAATTTCATCAAAATATGACATCCCAATAATTGGATGCGGTGGTATATCTACTTGGGAAGATGCAGTAGAATTTTTCTTAGCAGGAGCTTCATCTGTACAACTTGGAAGTGCAATAGGTGACAATTGGATAGATGTGTTTAATGAAATCAATACCGGAATTTTACAATACATGGAAAAGAAAAATTATTCAAAAATTGAGGAGATGATAGGTCTTGCAAAGAAATCATAA
- a CDS encoding B12-binding domain-containing radical SAM protein, with product MGTPKIVLTADRTLMSPYRGLSLATFFGCAPAIDPNRDPKSFWYKILGKQVTPKLLFDFICNYIPHTNGVANYAPYGLRKLEAGLLRDGFSRQDVVVAHPDHIEKFIGPETLVVGTYEMDPLGMGPVTMTFTYGRKQTSYDEYYNTELHHRIKAAKAKTGSKAKVISGASGTWQYNYDPEKIEEFGIYAILEGELGGIAPEIDGHAGRFFNYLINGDFENMDPFRKRSDFKVNIKEFERNGKKLHGRFVNFWDRPDLEEIPDIVEPSMHGMIEVMRGCGRGCKFCDVTLRSLRYYSPEKVKKEIEVNIKKGGSKSAWVHSDDIFVYGMDPRTAKGMEPNREALEELFTAIMSTGVEHTNPTHGTLAGAIADEKLIPNLSKIMKAGPDNMIGVQAGFETGSLRLIGKYADRKLAPYSPDEWHWVVKEGVKTLNQDYWIPAFTLIMGLDNDEQPEDSWETIRLISELEREQPESMFTTTALTFVPIGLLEKSDFFNIGNEMTPAQLGVLYKTWQHNFKYGIQKFMTRTGSKGPQRYFFNAIARSLGGVPLGAMERYARKKGREHEHVIETVKAKYR from the coding sequence ATGGGAACTCCAAAGATCGTTTTAACTGCTGATCGTACATTAATGTCGCCTTATAGAGGATTGTCTCTTGCGACATTTTTTGGATGTGCTCCAGCTATTGATCCTAATAGAGACCCAAAGAGCTTTTGGTACAAGATTCTTGGAAAACAAGTAACTCCAAAGCTTTTGTTTGATTTTATCTGTAATTATATTCCACACACAAATGGTGTTGCAAATTATGCTCCATATGGTTTGAGAAAACTCGAAGCTGGTTTACTTCGAGATGGATTTAGCAGACAAGATGTTGTCGTTGCACACCCAGACCACATTGAAAAATTCATTGGACCTGAAACACTAGTTGTTGGAACATATGAGATGGACCCACTAGGAATGGGACCAGTAACTATGACATTTACTTATGGTAGAAAACAAACATCATACGATGAATACTACAATACTGAATTACACCATAGAATCAAAGCTGCAAAAGCTAAAACTGGCAGCAAAGCCAAAGTAATCTCTGGTGCATCTGGAACTTGGCAATACAACTATGACCCAGAGAAAATTGAAGAGTTTGGAATTTATGCAATCTTGGAAGGTGAGCTTGGTGGTATTGCACCAGAAATTGACGGACATGCAGGACGATTCTTCAACTATTTGATTAACGGCGACTTTGAGAATATGGATCCTTTCAGAAAGAGAAGTGATTTCAAAGTTAACATTAAAGAATTTGAGAGAAACGGCAAAAAACTTCATGGAAGATTTGTAAACTTTTGGGACAGACCTGACCTAGAAGAAATTCCAGATATTGTTGAACCAAGTATGCATGGAATGATTGAAGTAATGAGAGGTTGTGGAAGAGGCTGTAAATTCTGTGACGTTACATTAAGATCATTAAGATACTATTCTCCAGAAAAAGTCAAAAAAGAAATTGAAGTTAACATAAAGAAAGGTGGTTCAAAATCTGCATGGGTTCACAGTGATGATATTTTCGTTTACGGTATGGATCCTAGAACTGCAAAAGGAATGGAACCAAACAGAGAAGCACTAGAAGAACTATTCACTGCAATCATGTCTACTGGTGTAGAACACACAAACCCAACACATGGTACATTGGCAGGAGCAATTGCTGATGAGAAATTAATTCCAAATCTATCTAAAATCATGAAAGCAGGCCCTGACAACATGATTGGTGTTCAAGCCGGATTTGAGACTGGAAGTTTGAGACTAATTGGAAAATATGCTGATAGAAAACTTGCACCATACTCTCCTGATGAGTGGCATTGGGTTGTAAAAGAAGGTGTAAAGACCTTAAACCAAGATTATTGGATTCCAGCATTTACTTTGATTATGGGACTAGACAATGATGAACAACCAGAAGATTCTTGGGAGACAATTCGTTTGATTAGTGAATTAGAACGTGAACAACCTGAATCAATGTTTACTACAACTGCCTTGACATTTGTTCCAATTGGATTATTAGAAAAATCTGACTTCTTTAACATTGGAAATGAGATGACTCCTGCACAACTAGGTGTTTTGTACAAGACATGGCAGCACAATTTCAAATATGGTATTCAAAAATTCATGACTAGAACTGGTTCTAAGGGTCCTCAGAGATACTTTTTCAACGCAATTGCACGTTCTCTTGGCGGTGTTCCATTAGGTGCTATGGAGAGATATGCCCGCAAGAAGGGTCGTGAACACGAACATGTCATTGAGACTGTAAAGGCAAAGTACCGATAG